The genomic DNA ATGCTCACGAAACAGCTGAATTATGAAGTTTCAAGCAGAAATTAACTAATTAGTGTATATATTGCCGATTAAAGTGCGGGACCATTTGGTTTCCGCACCTTTTTTATGGTAAATTATATTGGAAAGGGTGGAGCTTATGTTAGACGATCAGAAGTTATTACGTCTCAACCAGCTTGCTAAGTTAAAACGCGAGGATAAAATATCCAAAACGGAACTTAAGGAGCTTACCGGGTTGAGGGAAGAATATTTATCCAACTTTAGGAATTCATTTAAGAACCAGATTAAAAACACTAAAGTGATTGATCCGGAAGGTAAAGATGTAACCCCTGACAAAGTTAAGGCATTACGCAACAAAAAATAATAATGTAGAGAATTTAAAGGAGTCGAGAGTAAATGTCATTTGATAAAACTGACTTATTAGCGGTCAATACGATCCGTTCTTTAAGTATTGATGCAATTGAGAAAGCAAACTCGGGTCACCCGGGACTGCCTATGGGCGCTGCACCAATGGCGTACGTATTATGGCAGAAACATTTAAACTTTAACCCGAATAATGTTAACTGGTTTAACAGAGACCGTTTTGTACTGAGTGCAGGACACGGTTCTATGTTAATTTACAGCCTGTTACATCTTTCAGGTATTTTAGAAATGGATGACTTAAAAGAATTCAGACAGTACGAATCAAAAACTCCGGGACATCCTGAGTTTAAACATACAGACGGCGTAGAAGTTACAACAGGTCCGCTTGGACAGGGCTTCGCAATGAGCGTCGGGATGGCGATGGCTGAAACACATCTGAACTCTGTATTTAATACAGACGAGCACAAAGTCGTTGACCATTATACTTATGTACTTGCATCAGACGGCGACCTTATGGAAGGTATTTCCCATGAAGCTGCGTCACTTGCAGGACACCTGGGTCTGAATAAATTAATCGTCCTTTACGATTCAAATGATATTTCACTCGACGGGGATCTTGATAAGAGTTTCTCTGAAGATGTTGCAGGACGTTTCAAAGCATACAACTGGCACTATCTGCGCGTAGAGGACGGCAACGACCTTGATGCAATTGACAAAGCAATTGAAGATGCTAAACAAAGCGACAAGCCGACACTGATCGAAGTTAAAACTGTTATCGGGTACGGCGCACCTACAAAATCAGGTAAGTCAGATTCACACGGCGCACCGCTTGGTGCAGAAGAACGTCAGGGTGCTTATGAAGCATACGGCCTTGACCATTCGAAAACTTTCGATGTAGATGAATCAGTATACACACGCTTTAAAGAAACGTTAACTGCACGCGGTGAAGATGCTGAAACTGCATGGAATGAAATGCTGGAATCATACAAAGCTGCAGATGAAGCAAAATACAGCGACTTCAACGCTGCTGTAACACGTGAGCTTACTGAAAATTACGCAAAAGATCTGCCTGTATACGAAGCAGGAAGCAAAAAAGCAACACGTGGTAACTCAGGAGACATGATTCAGGAATTATCGAAATCAATTCCTACATTCTTCGGCGGTGCTGCTGACCTTGCCGGAAGTAACAAAACAAACGTTAAAGATGAATCCGACTACGCGAAAGATAACTACGGCGGACGCAACATCTGGTTCGGTGTAAGAGAATTCGCGATGGCAGCGGCAATTAACGGTATGGCCGCACATGGCGGTCTTTATCCATATGCCGGAACTTTCTTTGTCTTCAGTGACTATCTGAAGCCTGCAGTACGCCTGAGCGCGCTGATGAAATTACCTGTAACATATGTCTTTACACACGACTCAATCGCAGTTGGCGAAGACGGGCCGACTCATGAGCCGGTTGAACAGCTTGCAGGACTCCGTGCGATTCCGAACCTGAACGTTATTCGTCCGGCAGACGGCAACGAAACACGTGCGGCATGGAAAGTGGCAATGGAATCTGAAGATACTCCGACTGCATTAGTTCTGACTCGTCAGGATCTGACTGTACTGGATGTGGAACAGGATAAACTTGAAGAGGGCGTTCGCCGCGGCGGATACCTTGCTTACGACGGCGGAGACGACGCTATCGTATTCGCAACGGGAAGTGAAGTATCACTTGCTGTCGAAACAGCACACAAATTAGCTGAAGACGGCGTGAACATTAAAGTTGCATCGATTCCTAACGTACAGGCATTCCTTAACCAGGATGAAGAGTATATCGAATCGGTATTAAATACTGACATTGAAAACCGTACAGCGGTTGAAATGGCTGCAAGCCTCGGCTGGCACAGATTTGTCGGAATCAAAGGCAAACTTTTAACAATTGACACATTCGGAGCAAGTGCACCGGGCGGGGAAGTTGTTGAACGTTACGGCTTTACTGTTGAAAATCTTGCAAACATTGTACGCAATAAATAAGCATTGAATTTAAATGTCCGTTAATGTAAACTAAATAGTGGTTTACACGGAAAAGAGGTGAGCATTTTTGGCGACTTGGATATGGATACTAATTGTAATCGTAGCCCTTATTGGTGGTTTCGCATTAGGATTTTGGATCTCTAGAAAATACATGATGGATTACTTGGAGAAGAACCCTCCTATTAATGAAGACATGCTCAGAATTATGATGATGCAGATGGGTCAGAAGCCATCGCAGAAGAAAATTAATCAGATGCTGAGTATGATGAATAAATCATCAGAACAAGCTAAAAAAGAGAAGAAGAAGTAAGAACTTTACAGGACACGCACTTTTTATAAGTGCGTGTTTTTTATATATATTTAAATTTTAGAAAATTATTGCAATTTTGTTATCGGCATGGATATAATACATTTATCAAACGAAAGGGGTATAACACCAATGAAAAACAGAAAATTTTTAGCGTTTCTTGTAATCGCTTTCTTATTTGTCATGGCAGCATGTTCAAGTGATGAGAACGTCGATGAAGAAGCGGGCGGCGAGGCTGCTGCCGACAGTGAAAAAACAGGGGATTTAACAATTGGAACAATGGCTGAAATGGTGACGACAGATCCTCACGGATCAAACGACTCAGCATCACGCCAGGTAAGAGCGAACATATATGAAACGTTAGTATTCCAGGACGTGGATATGTCACTATCGCCGGGACTTGCAACAGAATACGAACAAGTTGATGAAACAACATGGAATTTTAAACTTCGTGAAGGCACGACTTTCCACAACGGTGAAGATTTCACCGCAGAAGATGTCGTTGCAACTTTTGACCGAGTACAGGATGAAGCAATGGCTTCACCGGTGCTGTTCCTGTTCGAAATGATCGAGGAAATTGAAGTTGTAAGTGATTACGAAATTAATATTCATACATCTATTCCATTTGCACCGCTGGCAAGTCACCTTGCCCACAACACAGGTGGAATTATTTCAAAAGCGACAATTGACGCAGACTACCAGGCAGCACTGGATGCAGCAGGCAGTGACGTGACTCTTGAAGAGTATTACGAACTGCGTGAATCAGGCGGCGATGAGTACGATACAGTCAAAGAGGCAATCAGTGAGCACCTTGGTACTGTTGTGGCAAATGAGCCAAACGGAACGAATCACCTTAAATTTGTTTCCCGCAGTGCAGGAGACTCGGTAGTGCTTGAGAAATTTGAAGACTTCCAGGGCGGCGACCGCTACTTTGAAAACGTCACGTTCAAAGTTATTCCTGAAAACGGAGCACGTATGGCTGAACTGGAAACTGGCGGAATCCAGGTTGCAACTGATGTGGATTCAGCAAACATGGAACGTGTTAAAAACGGGGCGGATACTGCGGTAACTACAGCAGACTCTGTACGTATGTCATACCTCGGCTTCAACATTAACAAAGAGCCGTTCAATGACGAGAAAGTGCGTCAGGCAATCTCTTATGCAATCGACCGGGAAGAAATCGTAGCAGGAGTATACGATGACATGGGCAAGCCGGCTAAAGGACCTTTAGCTCCGGATGTTTGGGGTTACTCTGAAGAACTTGAAGGACAGGCATACGACATTGAAAAAGCGAAAGAGATTTTGGCTGAAACAGATGTGGCAGACGGCTTTGATACAACGATCTGGGTAAACGATGATCAGCAGATTATCGATACTGCAGTATATATCCAAAGCGAACTGAAAGAACTGAACATCAACGTTGAAATTGAACAGTTCGAGTGGGGTGCGTACCTGGAAACACTGGCACAGGGTAACCACGAAATGTTTATCCTCGGATGGACAACTGTAACAGGTGATGCGGACTATGGTCTGTATGCACTGTTCCATTCTAAAAACCAGGGTGCAGCGGGTAACCGTGTGTTCTACGACAACCCTGAAGTGGATGAACTGTTAGATGCAGGACGTGCAGAAGTAGACGAAGAGGCACGTCAGCAGATTTACACTGACATTGAAAACATTCTCGTAGAAGACTCGCCGTCAGCATATTTGTTCCACGCACAGTTTGCTGCAGGTTATAACGAATCTGAAGTAAGCGGTATTGAAGTGGATCCGGCAGGCGGACTGCACTTTAAAGATGTAAGCTTTAAATAATGATTAACAATAAAAAGGTCCTTTAATTGATTTTCGGTTAAAGGCCCTTTTTAATTAACGGACATCAAAGGAGAGGCATTCTATTGAATAAAAAATTTATATCTGTATTAATGATTGCGCTATTATTTATCATTGCGGGATGTTCAAGTAATGACAACGTGGAAGTTGAGGAACAATCCGGTTCAGACAGTGAGAAAACCGGTGACATTACTGTTGGGATGCTGTCGGATGTTGTATCACTGGATTTACACGGTTCGAATGATGCGCATTCCAGTCAGGTCAGATCTAACATTTATGAGAGACTGTTAAATCAGGATGTAAATATGGAACTTCAGCCGGGACTTGCGACTGCATATGAACAAATTGATGAAACAACGTGGAACTTTAAACTGCGTGAAGACACGACTTTCCACAACGGTGAAGATTTCACGGCGGAAGATGTGGCAGCGACATTTGACCGTGTGAGAGATGAAGCGCTTGGTTCACCAGTGTTATTTTTATACGACATGATCGAAGATATTGAAGTGGTCAGTGATTATGAGATTAACATTCACACATCAATTCCATTTGCACCGCTCGCAAGCCATCTGGCACACAGTACTGCAGGTATCATGCCGAAAGAATTAATAGACAGTGACTATGAAGCGGCGCTTGAAGCAGCAGGCAGTGATATCACAGTAGAAGAGTATTATGAACTGCGGGATACGGGCGGTGAAGCGTACGATGCAGTAAAAGACAACATCGGTGAACATCTTGCTTCTGTAATCGGCAATGAGCCGAACGGTACTAATCATTTGAAATTTGTTTCACGCTCACCGGGTGAATCCGTTACACTGGAGAAATTTGAAGACTTTACCGGCGGCGACCGCTATTTTGAAGAGGTGACATTCAGTGTCATCCCGGAAACGAGTGCACGAATTGCAGAATTGGAAACAGGCGGTGTACAAATCGCAGCAGATATTGATTCTTCGAGTGTCGAGCGTATTGAAAACGGGCCGGATACTGCAATGGCAGTAAAAGATTCTGTGCGTATGGCATACTTAGGATTTAATGTGAATAAGGAACCGTTTGATGATATTAAAGTCAGACAGGCAATTTCGTATGCAATTAACCGTGAAGAGATTGTCGAAGGTGTATATGACGGAATGGGTATTACAGCTAAAGGACCTTTAGCTCCGGATGTGTGGGGTTATTCAGAAGAACTTGAAGGACAGAACTATGATATCGACAAGGCGAAAGAACTTTTATCGGAAACAGAAGTTGCCGACGGATTTGATACGACATTGTGGGTTTATGATGATCAACAGGTAATCGATACGGCGGTATACATTCAAAATGAGCTGGCGAAACTGAACATAACGGCTGAAATAGAACAGTTTGATTTAGGCGCATACTACGATACGCTTGAAAACGGCAGCCACGATATGTTCATGCTCGGTTGGACGACAGTAACAGCAGATGCTGACTACGGGCTTTATGCACTGTTTCATTCTAAAAATCACGGAGCGGCAGGTAACCGTGTATTCTACGATAACCCGGAGATTGATGAACTGTTAGATGCCGGACGTGCTGAAACGGATGAAACAAAACGACAGGAAATCTATACAAAAGCAGAAGAAATACTTGCAGAAGAAGCACCGTCAGCATTTTTAAATCATTCACAATATGCAGCGGGTTATAATGATGCTACACTTTCTGATGTAGAAATCGATCCGACAGGAAGAATACATCTCGATCAGGTCAGATTTAAATAACTGGAAACTCCCTTTGGCTGCAGCTGCGGCTAAAGGGTATTTTTATGCATATTCTTGTTTATTGCTTTTATCATTATACGAAATCGAAATATCATATTGCATAAATTCACCATTTTCTATATAATTCAAATTATCAAAATATTTTGGGGGTTAACAAAAATGGTAAAAAGAGGATTTAAGTATTTTCTTTTACTGACTGTGGCACTGGTACTCGCTGCATGTTCCAGTGATGAAAATGTAGACGAAGCTGCAGGCGGGGGAGAAAGTGCCGAAGGCGGAACGATTAATATCGGGATGTCTGAAGACATGGTAAGTGTCGATC from Jeotgalicoccus saudimassiliensis includes the following:
- a CDS encoding glutathione ABC transporter substrate-binding protein, whose amino-acid sequence is MKNRKFLAFLVIAFLFVMAACSSDENVDEEAGGEAAADSEKTGDLTIGTMAEMVTTDPHGSNDSASRQVRANIYETLVFQDVDMSLSPGLATEYEQVDETTWNFKLREGTTFHNGEDFTAEDVVATFDRVQDEAMASPVLFLFEMIEEIEVVSDYEINIHTSIPFAPLASHLAHNTGGIISKATIDADYQAALDAAGSDVTLEEYYELRESGGDEYDTVKEAISEHLGTVVANEPNGTNHLKFVSRSAGDSVVLEKFEDFQGGDRYFENVTFKVIPENGARMAELETGGIQVATDVDSANMERVKNGADTAVTTADSVRMSYLGFNINKEPFNDEKVRQAISYAIDREEIVAGVYDDMGKPAKGPLAPDVWGYSEELEGQAYDIEKAKEILAETDVADGFDTTIWVNDDQQIIDTAVYIQSELKELNINVEIEQFEWGAYLETLAQGNHEMFILGWTTVTGDADYGLYALFHSKNQGAAGNRVFYDNPEVDELLDAGRAEVDEEARQQIYTDIENILVEDSPSAYLFHAQFAAGYNESEVSGIEVDPAGGLHFKDVSFK
- the tkt gene encoding transketolase; amino-acid sequence: MSFDKTDLLAVNTIRSLSIDAIEKANSGHPGLPMGAAPMAYVLWQKHLNFNPNNVNWFNRDRFVLSAGHGSMLIYSLLHLSGILEMDDLKEFRQYESKTPGHPEFKHTDGVEVTTGPLGQGFAMSVGMAMAETHLNSVFNTDEHKVVDHYTYVLASDGDLMEGISHEAASLAGHLGLNKLIVLYDSNDISLDGDLDKSFSEDVAGRFKAYNWHYLRVEDGNDLDAIDKAIEDAKQSDKPTLIEVKTVIGYGAPTKSGKSDSHGAPLGAEERQGAYEAYGLDHSKTFDVDESVYTRFKETLTARGEDAETAWNEMLESYKAADEAKYSDFNAAVTRELTENYAKDLPVYEAGSKKATRGNSGDMIQELSKSIPTFFGGAADLAGSNKTNVKDESDYAKDNYGGRNIWFGVREFAMAAAINGMAAHGGLYPYAGTFFVFSDYLKPAVRLSALMKLPVTYVFTHDSIAVGEDGPTHEPVEQLAGLRAIPNLNVIRPADGNETRAAWKVAMESEDTPTALVLTRQDLTVLDVEQDKLEEGVRRGGYLAYDGGDDAIVFATGSEVSLAVETAHKLAEDGVNIKVASIPNVQAFLNQDEEYIESVLNTDIENRTAVEMAASLGWHRFVGIKGKLLTIDTFGASAPGGEVVERYGFTVENLANIVRNK
- a CDS encoding DUF896 domain-containing protein, which gives rise to MLDDQKLLRLNQLAKLKREDKISKTELKELTGLREEYLSNFRNSFKNQIKNTKVIDPEGKDVTPDKVKALRNKK
- a CDS encoding YneF family protein; amino-acid sequence: MATWIWILIVIVALIGGFALGFWISRKYMMDYLEKNPPINEDMLRIMMMQMGQKPSQKKINQMLSMMNKSSEQAKKEKKK
- a CDS encoding glutathione ABC transporter substrate-binding protein; the protein is MNKKFISVLMIALLFIIAGCSSNDNVEVEEQSGSDSEKTGDITVGMLSDVVSLDLHGSNDAHSSQVRSNIYERLLNQDVNMELQPGLATAYEQIDETTWNFKLREDTTFHNGEDFTAEDVAATFDRVRDEALGSPVLFLYDMIEDIEVVSDYEINIHTSIPFAPLASHLAHSTAGIMPKELIDSDYEAALEAAGSDITVEEYYELRDTGGEAYDAVKDNIGEHLASVIGNEPNGTNHLKFVSRSPGESVTLEKFEDFTGGDRYFEEVTFSVIPETSARIAELETGGVQIAADIDSSSVERIENGPDTAMAVKDSVRMAYLGFNVNKEPFDDIKVRQAISYAINREEIVEGVYDGMGITAKGPLAPDVWGYSEELEGQNYDIDKAKELLSETEVADGFDTTLWVYDDQQVIDTAVYIQNELAKLNITAEIEQFDLGAYYDTLENGSHDMFMLGWTTVTADADYGLYALFHSKNHGAAGNRVFYDNPEIDELLDAGRAETDETKRQEIYTKAEEILAEEAPSAFLNHSQYAAGYNDATLSDVEIDPTGRIHLDQVRFK